The window GGAGCTAGCGAGACAATCTTCATATAGTTCTTTTCTCTCAATTCTCTTGCAACAGGTCCAAAAATACGTGTTCCAACGGGAGATTGGTCATCCTTAATGATTACTGCCGCATTCTCGTCGAATTTTACCTTGACTCCATCATTTCTCTTAATACCTTTTTTAGTCCTTACAACGACAGCTTTAACTACATCGCCTTTCTTGACAACGCCACCTGGTGTTGCTCTTTTAACGCTACAAACGATAACATCGCCAATGCTGGCA is drawn from Peptostreptococcaceae bacterium and contains these coding sequences:
- the rplN gene encoding 50S ribosomal protein L14 — translated: MIQQESRLIVADNSGAKEVLCIRVLGGSGRRYASIGDVIVCSVKRATPGGVVKKGDVVKAVVVRTKKGIKRNDGVKVKFDENAAVIIKDDQSPVGTRIFGPVARELREKNYMKIVSLAPEVL